In one Streptomyces sp. NBC_01241 genomic region, the following are encoded:
- a CDS encoding malate dehydrogenase produces MTRTPVNVTVTGAAGQIGYALLFRIASGHLLGPDVPVNLRLLEIPQGLKAAEGTAMELDDCAFPLLRNIEITDDANVGFAGANVALLVGARPRTKGMERGDLLSANGGIFKPQGKAINDNAADDIKVLVVGNPANTNALIAQAAAPDVPADRFTAMTRLDHNRAISQLAAKTGAAVSDIKKLTIWGNHSATQYPDIFHAEIAGKSAAELVNDEAWLADTFIPTVAKRGAAIIEARGASSAASAANAAIDHIHTWVNGTAAGDWTSMGIPSDGSYGVPEGIISSFPVTTKDGKYEIVQGLDINEFSRTRIDASVQELIEERDAVRELGLI; encoded by the coding sequence ATGACCCGCACTCCCGTGAATGTCACCGTCACCGGCGCAGCCGGTCAGATCGGCTACGCGCTGCTCTTCCGCATCGCCTCCGGCCACCTGCTCGGCCCGGACGTGCCGGTCAACCTGCGTCTCCTGGAGATCCCGCAGGGTCTCAAGGCCGCCGAAGGCACCGCGATGGAGCTCGACGACTGCGCGTTCCCGCTGCTGCGCAACATCGAGATCACCGACGACGCCAACGTCGGCTTCGCCGGCGCCAACGTCGCCCTGCTGGTCGGCGCCCGCCCGCGTACGAAGGGCATGGAGCGCGGCGACCTGCTCTCCGCCAACGGCGGCATCTTCAAGCCGCAGGGCAAGGCGATCAACGACAACGCCGCGGACGACATCAAGGTCCTCGTCGTCGGCAACCCGGCCAACACCAACGCGCTCATCGCGCAGGCCGCCGCCCCGGACGTACCGGCCGACCGCTTCACCGCGATGACCCGTCTCGACCACAACCGTGCGATCTCGCAGCTGGCCGCCAAGACCGGTGCCGCCGTCTCCGACATCAAGAAGCTGACGATCTGGGGCAACCACTCGGCGACCCAGTACCCGGACATCTTCCACGCGGAGATCGCCGGCAAGAGCGCCGCCGAGCTCGTCAACGACGAGGCGTGGCTGGCCGACACCTTCATCCCGACCGTCGCCAAGCGCGGCGCCGCGATCATCGAGGCCCGTGGCGCGTCCTCGGCCGCCTCCGCCGCCAACGCCGCCATCGACCACATCCACACCTGGGTCAACGGCACCGCCGCCGGCGACTGGACCTCCATGGGTATCCCGTCGGACGGCTCCTACGGCGTGCCCGAGGGCATCATCTCGTCCTTCCCGGTCACCACGAAGGACGGCAAGTACGAGATCGTCCAGGGCCTGGACATCAACGAGTTCTCCCGTACGCGCATCGACGCGTCGGTGCAGGAGCTCATCGAGGAGCGCGACGCGGTCCGCGAGCTCGGCCTGATCTGA
- a CDS encoding carboxymuconolactone decarboxylase family protein — protein MTTNEHSHPTSELNPEHTPRTRWAELAPDVYKAMVRLDAASRRGLDPVVGELVKIRSSQLNHCAFCLDMHTKDALAAGESIERIVQLSAWEESRHFYTPKEIAAIELTEAVTVLTDGFVPDEVWEKAAKHFDETELAHLVAAITTINAWNRFAVTTRMVPGHYKPGDIKH, from the coding sequence ATGACGACCAACGAACACAGCCATCCGACGTCCGAACTCAACCCCGAGCACACGCCTCGTACCCGCTGGGCCGAGCTCGCCCCCGATGTCTACAAGGCCATGGTCCGGCTGGACGCGGCATCCCGCAGGGGCCTCGATCCGGTCGTCGGGGAGCTGGTGAAGATCCGCTCCTCGCAGCTCAACCACTGCGCGTTCTGCCTCGACATGCACACCAAGGACGCGCTCGCGGCGGGCGAGTCCATCGAGCGGATCGTCCAGCTCAGCGCGTGGGAGGAGTCGCGGCACTTCTACACGCCGAAGGAGATCGCGGCCATCGAGCTGACCGAGGCCGTGACCGTGCTGACCGACGGTTTCGTGCCGGACGAGGTGTGGGAGAAGGCCGCCAAGCACTTCGACGAGACCGAGCTCGCCCACCTCGTCGCCGCGATCACGACGATCAACGCGTGGAACCGGTTCGCCGTGACCACCCGCATGGTCCCCGGCCACTACAAGCCGGGCGACATCAAGCACTGA
- a CDS encoding PLP-dependent aminotransferase family protein, with protein MTDSRATFGADLHLETTGSAGLRAGLMDALREAVRTGRLAPGTRLPSSRSLAADLGIARNTVADAYAELVAEGWLTARQGSGTRVAQRAEPRPAARRAARSRPVHSRPAHNLLPGSPDLSTFPRADWLKAARRALTAAPNDAFGYGDPRGRIELRTVLADYLARARGVYAEPERIVICAGFVQALKLMGVVLRGRRVREVAVESYGLDVHWRLLADAGLRMPCLPVDGLGARTGELAGLRGVGAALMTPAHQFPTGVPLHPDRRAAAVDWARGTGGLILEDDYDGEFRYDRQPVGALQGLDPEHVVHLGTTSKSLAPGLRLGWMVLPENLVGEVAEAKGLSDWSSSALEQLTLAEFIESGAYDRHVRSMRLRYRRRRDQLVAALAEQAPGVRISGIAAGLHAVLELPEGSEASVLRAAAWQGLALEGFSRFRHPDAAPVRDALVIGYGTPTDSAWAGALEALLRVLS; from the coding sequence ATGACGGATTCCCGGGCCACTTTCGGTGCCGACCTGCATCTCGAAACGACCGGCTCGGCAGGGCTGCGGGCCGGGCTGATGGACGCGCTGCGCGAGGCCGTACGGACGGGGCGGCTGGCGCCCGGCACCCGGCTGCCGTCCTCCCGCAGCCTCGCCGCCGACCTCGGCATCGCCCGGAACACCGTCGCCGACGCGTACGCGGAGCTGGTCGCCGAGGGCTGGCTCACCGCCCGGCAGGGTTCGGGGACCAGAGTGGCGCAGCGGGCCGAGCCGCGCCCGGCGGCCAGGAGGGCGGCGCGGTCCCGGCCGGTGCACTCCCGGCCCGCCCACAACCTGCTGCCGGGATCGCCCGACCTCTCGACGTTCCCGCGCGCCGACTGGCTCAAGGCGGCCCGTCGCGCCCTGACTGCAGCGCCCAACGACGCCTTCGGGTACGGGGATCCGCGCGGGCGCATCGAGCTGCGCACCGTACTCGCCGACTACCTGGCCCGCGCTCGCGGTGTGTACGCGGAACCGGAGCGCATCGTGATCTGCGCCGGTTTCGTGCAGGCACTGAAGCTGATGGGGGTGGTGCTGCGCGGGCGGCGGGTGCGGGAGGTGGCCGTCGAGTCGTACGGACTGGACGTGCACTGGCGGCTGCTCGCGGACGCGGGGCTGCGCATGCCCTGTCTGCCGGTCGACGGACTCGGGGCCCGGACGGGCGAACTGGCCGGGCTGCGCGGGGTGGGCGCGGCCCTGATGACGCCCGCGCACCAGTTCCCGACGGGGGTGCCGCTCCATCCCGACCGGCGGGCCGCGGCGGTCGACTGGGCGCGCGGTACGGGCGGGCTGATCCTGGAGGACGACTACGACGGCGAATTCCGCTACGACCGGCAGCCGGTCGGCGCGCTCCAGGGACTCGACCCCGAACACGTCGTGCACCTGGGGACGACGAGCAAGTCGCTGGCGCCGGGACTGCGGCTGGGGTGGATGGTGCTGCCGGAGAATCTGGTGGGGGAGGTGGCCGAGGCGAAGGGGCTGAGCGACTGGTCGTCGAGTGCGCTGGAACAGCTGACGCTCGCGGAGTTCATCGAGTCGGGCGCGTACGACCGTCATGTGCGCTCGATGCGACTGCGCTACCGCCGGCGTCGCGACCAGCTCGTCGCGGCGCTGGCGGAACAGGCCCCCGGTGTCCGGATCAGCGGTATCGCCGCCGGGCTGCATGCCGTCCTCGAACTCCCGGAGGGCAGCGAGGCGTCGGTACTGCGGGCGGCCGCCTGGCAGGGGCTGGCACTGGAGGGCTTCTCGCGCTTCCGGCACCCGGACGCGGCGCCGGTGCGCGATGCGCTGGTCATCGGCTACGGGACGCCGACCGACAGTGCCTGGGCGGGCGCGCTGGAGGCACTGTTGCGAGTGCTGTCATGA
- a CDS encoding class I SAM-dependent methyltransferase, protein MVEHDALSATREAYDAAAPTYAQLFRDTLRDSPLDRAILGAFAEVVRASGDGEVADLGCGPGHITAYLDELGLTAFGVDASPAMIELARQAYPGLRFDVGSMAASDIADGVLGGVLSRWSIIHTPPQELPVILAEFHRVLAPGGHLLVGFSASDDPSHPTQVFDHAVVPAYRWWPDHLAAMLRTSGLAEVARMVREPQPTDRRQFQEIQLLARKAQAEAA, encoded by the coding sequence ATGGTCGAACACGATGCCCTCAGTGCCACCCGCGAGGCCTACGACGCTGCTGCCCCCACCTATGCGCAACTGTTCCGCGACACGCTGCGTGACAGTCCCCTGGACCGCGCGATCTTGGGTGCCTTCGCCGAGGTCGTAAGGGCGAGTGGGGACGGTGAGGTCGCGGACCTGGGGTGCGGGCCTGGTCATATCACTGCCTATCTGGACGAGTTGGGGCTGACGGCGTTTGGCGTTGACGCCTCTCCTGCGATGATCGAGTTGGCTCGACAGGCTTATCCGGGCCTGCGGTTCGACGTGGGCTCGATGGCCGCGTCGGACATCGCTGACGGCGTGCTGGGCGGCGTACTCTCACGTTGGTCCATCATCCACACTCCGCCGCAGGAACTCCCCGTCATCCTGGCGGAGTTCCACCGCGTGCTGGCACCTGGCGGCCACCTTCTGGTCGGCTTTTCGGCAAGCGACGATCCGTCTCACCCGACGCAGGTCTTCGATCACGCAGTCGTGCCGGCCTATCGGTGGTGGCCTGATCACCTCGCCGCGATGCTGCGCACGTCCGGGTTGGCCGAGGTGGCCCGGATGGTTCGCGAGCCTCAGCCCACCGACCGGCGGCAGTTCCAGGAGATTCAACTGCTCGCCCGTAAAGCCCAGGCAGAGGCTGCCTGA
- a CDS encoding glutathionylspermidine synthase family protein yields MERHTTRPRPDWQRTVEEQGLVYPLTRYPDGSLRPYWDESAYYVFSLPEVEALEDVVEELHTMCLAAAAHIVERERFAELGVTDPRLAALIAQSWQRRDELPSLYGRFDLRYDGTGPAKMLEYNADTPTSLVEAASAQWFWMEDRFPGADQWNSLHERLVAAWRRQAALLPPGPLHFAHSDGDELGEDLMTVAYLRETAEQAGIDTEALSVEQIGWDRLAGRFVDERLRFIRSCFKLYPWEWLATDRFGPHVLDTLDNGGGTGTTCWIEPAWKMLLSNKALLAILWELYPGHPNLLPAYLDGPRELAATGAGEGAGYVAKPLLGREGAGVTIHEPGSPAVLRDEPCCYQELAALPDFDGNRVVLGAWVVQDEAAGLGIRESAGLVTDEYARFLPHVIL; encoded by the coding sequence ATGGAACGCCACACCACGCGACCGCGTCCCGACTGGCAGCGGACGGTGGAGGAGCAGGGGCTCGTCTACCCGCTCACCCGCTACCCCGACGGGTCCCTGCGTCCCTACTGGGACGAGAGCGCGTATTACGTCTTCTCGCTGCCCGAGGTCGAGGCGCTGGAGGACGTCGTCGAGGAACTGCACACCATGTGCCTGGCCGCGGCCGCGCACATCGTGGAGCGGGAGCGCTTCGCCGAACTCGGCGTCACCGACCCCCGGCTGGCCGCGCTGATCGCCCAGTCCTGGCAACGCCGGGACGAACTGCCGTCCCTGTACGGCAGATTCGACCTCCGCTACGACGGAACCGGCCCGGCGAAGATGCTGGAGTACAACGCGGACACCCCCACCTCCCTGGTGGAGGCCGCGAGCGCCCAGTGGTTCTGGATGGAAGACCGCTTCCCGGGCGCCGACCAGTGGAACTCCCTGCACGAACGTCTCGTCGCGGCGTGGCGGCGCCAGGCCGCCCTGCTGCCGCCGGGACCGCTGCACTTCGCGCACTCCGACGGGGACGAGCTGGGCGAGGACCTGATGACCGTCGCCTATCTGCGGGAGACCGCCGAACAGGCCGGCATCGACACGGAGGCGCTCTCCGTCGAGCAGATCGGCTGGGACCGGCTGGCCGGGCGGTTCGTGGACGAGCGGCTCCGCTTCATCCGCAGCTGCTTCAAGCTCTACCCGTGGGAATGGCTGGCGACCGACCGGTTCGGTCCGCACGTACTGGACACCCTCGACAACGGCGGCGGCACCGGCACCACCTGCTGGATCGAGCCCGCCTGGAAGATGCTCCTCTCCAACAAGGCGCTCCTGGCGATCCTCTGGGAGCTCTACCCCGGCCACCCGAATCTACTCCCCGCCTACCTCGACGGCCCCCGCGAACTCGCGGCGACGGGTGCGGGGGAGGGCGCGGGCTATGTCGCCAAGCCGCTGCTCGGCCGGGAGGGGGCCGGGGTCACGATCCATGAGCCGGGAAGCCCCGCCGTGCTGCGGGACGAGCCGTGCTGCTATCAGGAACTGGCGGCACTGCCGGACTTCGACGGCAACCGGGTGGTGCTGGGGGCGTGGGTCGTCCAGGACGAGGCGGCCGGGCTCGGCATCCGGGAATCGGCGGGGCTGGTCACGGACGAGTACGCCCGCTTCCTGCCCCACGTCATCCTCTAG
- the rocD gene encoding ornithine--oxo-acid transaminase, whose product MSTTETAIASAEAHSAHNYHPLPVVVASADGAWMTDVEGRRYLDMLAGYSALNFGHSNQRLLDAARAQLERVTLTSRAFYHDRFADFCTQLAELCGMETVLPMNTGAEAVETAVKTARKWGYRVKGVPDGMAKIIVASNNFHGRTTTIISFSTDPEAREDFGPYTPGFQIVPYGDLTALAEAMTENTVAVLLEPIQGEAGVLVPPPGYLPRVRELTRERNVLFIADEIQSGLGRTGKTFACEHEGVVPDMYVLGKALGGGVVPVSAVVSSQDVLGVYRPGEHGSTFGGNPLACAVALEVIAMLRTGEFQQRATELGEHLHQELGLLLSGGAVTEVRGRGLWAGVDIAPSHGTGREISEKLMDRRVLVKDTHGSTIRIAPPLVISKEDLDWGLEQLRDVLRG is encoded by the coding sequence GTGTCGACCACGGAAACTGCCATCGCCTCCGCCGAGGCGCACAGCGCGCACAACTACCATCCGCTGCCCGTCGTCGTCGCCTCGGCGGACGGAGCCTGGATGACCGATGTCGAGGGCCGGCGCTATCTCGACATGCTCGCCGGATACTCGGCGCTCAATTTCGGCCACAGCAACCAGCGCCTGCTCGACGCGGCCAGGGCCCAGCTGGAGCGGGTGACCCTCACCTCGCGCGCCTTCTATCACGACCGGTTCGCCGATTTCTGTACCCAGCTCGCCGAGCTGTGCGGCATGGAGACGGTGCTGCCGATGAACACCGGCGCGGAGGCCGTGGAGACCGCGGTGAAGACCGCCCGCAAGTGGGGCTACCGGGTGAAGGGCGTCCCGGACGGCATGGCGAAGATCATCGTCGCCTCGAACAACTTCCACGGCCGGACGACGACGATCATCAGCTTCTCCACGGACCCGGAGGCGCGGGAGGACTTCGGCCCGTACACGCCGGGGTTCCAGATCGTGCCGTACGGGGATCTGACCGCGCTCGCGGAGGCGATGACCGAGAACACCGTGGCGGTGCTGCTGGAGCCGATCCAGGGCGAGGCGGGGGTGCTGGTGCCGCCGCCCGGCTATCTTCCCCGGGTGCGCGAGCTCACCCGGGAGCGGAACGTGCTGTTCATCGCGGACGAGATCCAGTCGGGCCTGGGCCGGACCGGGAAGACCTTCGCCTGTGAGCACGAGGGTGTCGTGCCGGACATGTATGTGCTCGGCAAGGCGCTGGGCGGTGGTGTGGTGCCGGTGTCGGCGGTCGTCTCCTCGCAGGACGTGCTCGGGGTGTACCGGCCGGGTGAGCACGGTTCGACGTTCGGCGGGAATCCCCTCGCGTGCGCGGTCGCGCTGGAGGTCATCGCGATGCTCCGTACCGGCGAATTCCAGCAGCGGGCGACCGAGCTGGGCGAACACCTCCACCAGGAGCTGGGGCTGCTGCTGAGCGGGGGTGCGGTGACGGAGGTACGGGGACGTGGGCTGTGGGCGGGCGTCGACATCGCGCCGAGCCACGGCACCGGCCGGGAGATCTCCGAGAAGCTGATGGACCGCCGGGTGCTGGTCAAGGACACCCATGGCTCGACGATCCGGATCGCCCCGCCGCTGGTGATCAGCAAGGAGGACCTGGACTGGGGGCTGGAGCAGCTCCGCGACGTCCTGCGCGGCTGA
- the trpS gene encoding tryptophan--tRNA ligase — protein MASERPRVLSGIQPTAGSFHLGNYLGAVRQWVALQETHDAFYMVVDLHAITIPQDPAELRANTRLAVAQLLAAGLDPERCTLFVQSHVPEHAQLGWVMNCLTGFGEASRMTQFKDKSAKQGADRTTVGLFTYPMLMVADILLYQADQVPVGEDQRQHLELTRNLAERFNGSYGDTFTVPDPYILKETAKIYDLQDPSAKMSKSAATPKGLINLLDEPKTTAKKVKSAVTDTDTVIRFDRAEKPGVSNLLTIYSTLTGTGIADLEQKYEGKGYGALKTDLAEVMVEFVTPFRTRTQEYLDDPETLDSILAKGAEKARSVAAETLARTYDRMGFLPAKH, from the coding sequence ATGGCCTCTGAACGCCCCCGCGTGCTCTCCGGAATCCAGCCCACCGCAGGCTCGTTCCACCTCGGCAACTACCTCGGTGCGGTCCGCCAGTGGGTGGCGCTGCAGGAAACCCACGACGCCTTCTACATGGTCGTGGACCTGCATGCGATCACCATTCCGCAGGACCCCGCGGAGCTGCGCGCGAACACCCGGCTCGCCGTCGCCCAGCTCCTCGCTGCCGGTCTCGACCCGGAGCGCTGCACGCTCTTTGTCCAGAGCCATGTTCCCGAGCACGCCCAGCTCGGCTGGGTCATGAACTGCCTCACCGGCTTCGGCGAGGCGTCCCGGATGACGCAGTTCAAGGACAAGTCCGCCAAGCAGGGCGCCGACCGCACCACGGTCGGTCTGTTCACGTACCCGATGCTGATGGTCGCCGACATCCTGTTGTACCAGGCCGACCAGGTCCCGGTCGGCGAGGACCAGCGCCAGCACCTGGAGCTGACCCGCAACCTCGCGGAGCGGTTCAACGGCAGCTACGGCGACACGTTCACCGTGCCGGACCCGTACATCCTCAAGGAGACGGCGAAGATCTACGACCTTCAGGACCCGTCGGCGAAGATGAGCAAGTCGGCGGCCACCCCGAAGGGCCTGATCAACCTTCTCGACGAGCCGAAGACCACCGCCAAGAAGGTGAAGAGCGCGGTCACCGACACCGACACGGTCATCCGCTTCGACCGGGCCGAGAAGCCCGGCGTCAGCAACCTGCTGACCATCTACTCCACACTCACCGGCACCGGTATCGCGGATCTGGAGCAGAAGTACGAGGGCAAGGGCTACGGTGCGCTCAAGACCGACCTCGCCGAGGTCATGGTCGAGTTCGTCACACCGTTCCGCACCCGCACCCAGGAATACCTGGACGACCCGGAGACCCTGGACTCGATCCTGGCCAAGGGCGCGGAGAAGGCCCGCTCCGTCGCGGCCGAGACTCTGGCCCGGACGTACGACCGGATGGGCTTTCTGCCCGCGAAGCACTGA
- a CDS encoding 2'-5' RNA ligase family protein yields the protein MGTVTLGVSIAVPEPYGSLLQERRASFGDPAAYGIPTHVTLLPPTEAAAADLPAIEAHLAQIATGGRPFPMRLSGTGTFRPLSPVVFVQVVEGASACMWLQKRVRDTSGPLVRELQFPYHPHVTVAHDIPEQAMDRAYEELADYEAAWTCGSFALYEQGRDSVWRKINEFPFRAGDDAPAVPAQGGSSVDKPSLQP from the coding sequence GTGGGGACCGTAACGCTCGGCGTTTCGATCGCGGTCCCGGAGCCCTACGGCAGCCTGCTCCAGGAGCGGCGCGCGAGCTTCGGGGACCCGGCCGCGTACGGCATTCCCACCCACGTCACGCTCCTCCCGCCGACCGAGGCCGCGGCGGCCGACCTGCCCGCGATCGAGGCGCATCTCGCCCAGATCGCGACGGGCGGCCGCCCCTTCCCGATGCGGCTGTCCGGCACGGGGACCTTCCGTCCCCTCTCGCCGGTCGTCTTCGTCCAGGTCGTCGAAGGGGCCTCGGCCTGCATGTGGCTGCAGAAGCGGGTCAGGGACACCTCCGGGCCGCTGGTGCGCGAGCTCCAGTTCCCGTACCACCCGCATGTCACCGTGGCGCACGACATCCCCGAGCAGGCGATGGACCGGGCGTACGAGGAGCTCGCCGACTACGAGGCTGCCTGGACCTGCGGTTCCTTCGCGCTGTACGAGCAGGGCCGGGACAGCGTCTGGCGCAAGATCAACGAGTTCCCGTTCCGCGCCGGGGACGACGCGCCCGCCGTGCCCGCGCAGGGCGGCTCTTCCGTGGACAAGCCCTCCCTGCAGCCCTGA
- a CDS encoding decaprenylphospho-beta-D-erythro-pentofuranosid-2-ulose 2-reductase, with protein sequence MKDAFGAPQSLLVLGGTSRIALATARRLIARRTRTVWLAGRPSPALDSAAAELRARGADVRTVDFDALDSASHETTLGKIFTEGDIDMVLLAFGIAGDQERDEEEPLSAVRVAQTNYTGAVSAGLVCAGALQAQGHGSLVVLSSVAGERVRRADFIYGSSKAGLDAFTQGLGDALRGTGVHVMVVRPGVVRPKTAVRPATLRLTAARFAAAPLEASPLVTTPDEVAAAIVTGLRRRSETVWVPGALRVVMSALRHVPRPLFRRLPV encoded by the coding sequence GTGAAGGACGCCTTCGGTGCCCCGCAGTCCCTGCTCGTTCTCGGTGGCACGTCCCGGATCGCGCTCGCCACCGCACGCCGGCTGATCGCCCGCCGGACCCGTACGGTCTGGCTGGCCGGCCGTCCCTCCCCCGCCCTCGACTCGGCCGCAGCCGAACTGCGCGCCCGGGGCGCCGATGTCCGTACGGTCGACTTCGACGCCCTCGACTCCGCATCCCACGAGACCACCCTCGGCAAGATCTTCACCGAGGGCGACATCGACATGGTGCTCCTCGCCTTCGGTATCGCGGGCGACCAGGAGCGTGACGAGGAGGAGCCGCTCTCCGCGGTCCGGGTCGCGCAGACCAACTACACGGGGGCCGTCTCCGCCGGGCTGGTGTGCGCCGGCGCGCTCCAGGCGCAGGGGCACGGCTCGCTGGTGGTGCTGTCCTCGGTGGCCGGCGAACGCGTCCGCCGGGCCGACTTCATCTACGGCTCCAGCAAGGCGGGCCTGGACGCGTTCACGCAGGGCCTGGGGGACGCGCTGCGGGGCACGGGAGTGCATGTGATGGTCGTGCGTCCCGGAGTCGTACGGCCGAAAACGGCGGTCCGCCCCGCGACGCTGCGGCTCACCGCGGCACGGTTCGCCGCTGCACCGCTGGAGGCATCGCCCCTCGTCACGACCCCCGACGAGGTCGCGGCAGCGATCGTGACGGGACTGCGGCGGCGTTCGGAGACGGTGTGGGTGCCGGGGGCACTAAGGGTGGTGATGTCGGCACTGCGGCATGTGCCACGCCCGCTGTTCCGGCGGCTGCCGGTCTGA
- a CDS encoding FAD-binding protein — MSVDTVSLTGWGRTAPTAALRFRPRTYEEAAATVRGCGPRGSIARGLGRAHGDAAQNAGGSVLDMTALNRIRTIDAGAGLAVCDAGVSLHRLMEVLLPLGWFVPVTPATRQVTVGGAIGADVHGRNHHLSGSFSRHVQELELLTADGEIRTVRPGTDLFDATTGGLGLTGVILSATLRLHRVTSSWMSVDTERAVDLDDLLARLSAGDHRYRYSAAWVDLLAHGRATGRSVLTRGEHVPRYALPLHARRAALAFRPGRLPAAPGLVPEGLLGRRSVALLNEFRYRSAPAYRIGELRRLSTFFHPLDGLPHWNRIHGRAGFVRYQFVVGHGQEEALRRIVRRLSQRRCPSFLAVLKRFGAGDAGWLSFPMPGWTLALGLPAALPGLAGFLDSLDEEVAEAGGRICLAKDSRLRPQMLAAMYPRLADFRSLRAELDPNGAFRSDLSRRLAL, encoded by the coding sequence ATGTCTGTCGACACCGTGTCCCTGACCGGCTGGGGCCGTACCGCTCCGACGGCCGCCCTGCGCTTTCGCCCCCGTACCTACGAGGAGGCGGCGGCGACGGTACGCGGCTGCGGGCCCCGCGGCTCCATCGCCCGGGGCCTCGGCCGGGCCCACGGCGACGCAGCGCAGAACGCGGGGGGCTCCGTCCTCGACATGACCGCGCTGAACCGGATCCGCACCATCGACGCCGGGGCGGGCCTGGCGGTCTGCGACGCCGGGGTCAGCCTGCACCGGCTGATGGAGGTCCTGCTGCCGCTCGGCTGGTTCGTCCCCGTCACGCCGGCCACCCGCCAGGTCACCGTGGGCGGCGCGATCGGCGCCGACGTCCACGGCCGCAACCATCACCTCTCCGGCTCCTTCTCGCGGCACGTCCAGGAGCTGGAGCTGCTGACCGCCGACGGCGAGATCCGTACGGTCCGGCCCGGCACCGACCTCTTCGACGCGACCACGGGCGGGCTGGGCCTGACGGGCGTGATCCTCTCGGCCACGCTGCGGCTCCACCGCGTCACCAGCTCATGGATGTCGGTCGACACCGAACGGGCCGTCGATCTGGACGACCTGCTGGCCAGGCTCTCCGCCGGGGACCACCGCTACCGCTACTCGGCCGCCTGGGTCGATCTGCTCGCCCACGGCCGTGCGACGGGGCGCTCCGTCCTCACCCGGGGGGAGCACGTACCCCGGTACGCGCTCCCGCTTCACGCCCGGCGCGCAGCGCTCGCGTTCCGCCCTGGACGGTTGCCGGCGGCACCCGGCCTCGTACCGGAGGGGCTGCTCGGCCGCAGGTCCGTGGCCCTCCTCAACGAGTTCCGGTACCGCAGCGCCCCCGCGTACCGCATCGGCGAACTCCGGAGACTGTCCACGTTCTTCCACCCCCTGGACGGCCTGCCGCACTGGAACCGGATCCATGGCCGAGCCGGATTCGTGCGGTATCAGTTCGTCGTCGGGCACGGCCAGGAGGAGGCGCTGCGCCGGATCGTGCGCCGCCTCTCGCAGCGGCGCTGCCCGTCGTTCCTCGCCGTCCTCAAGCGGTTCGGCGCGGGGGACGCGGGCTGGCTGTCGTTCCCGATGCCCGGCTGGACGCTCGCGCTCGGTCTGCCCGCCGCGCTGCCCGGCCTGGCCGGGTTCCTGGACTCGCTGGACGAGGAGGTGGCGGAGGCGGGGGGCCGGATCTGCCTGGCGAAGGACTCCCGGCTGCGGCCTCAGATGCTGGCCGCGATGTATCCGCGGCTGGCCGACTTCCGGTCGCTGCGCGCCGAGTTGGACCCGAACGGAGCGTTCCGCTCGGACCTGTCACGCCGCTTGGCGCTGTGA
- a CDS encoding YihY/virulence factor BrkB family protein, whose translation MDWLKNLPVVGPIVSRLMATHAWRSYETLERVHGARLAAAITFISFLALFPLIAVGAAIGAALLSTEQLHTIENKLTEQVPGISEQLGIGDLVAHAGTVGGVAGALLLLTGVGWIGALRGCLRAVWGMDDVDQGNPVIRKLKDAGLLLGLGGAAVATLAVSSAGSVAVGRTAGLLGISDHGAGGVMLQVATLVVAAIADFLLLLYLLTLLPGVEPPRRRLLVAGVIGAIGFELLKLLLGSYMKGVATKSMYGAFGVPVALLLWINLTSKLLLFCAAWTATRSSEDSGKGAAAVSDEGGDAPGPAAASAG comes from the coding sequence ATGGACTGGCTGAAAAACCTCCCTGTCGTCGGGCCGATCGTCTCCCGGCTGATGGCGACGCACGCCTGGCGCTCGTACGAGACGCTCGAGCGGGTCCACGGGGCCAGGCTCGCCGCCGCGATCACCTTCATCAGCTTCCTGGCGCTCTTCCCGCTGATCGCGGTCGGCGCGGCGATCGGTGCCGCACTGCTCTCCACCGAGCAGCTCCACACCATCGAGAACAAGCTCACCGAGCAGGTGCCGGGCATCTCCGAGCAGCTCGGCATCGGCGATCTGGTGGCTCATGCGGGCACGGTCGGGGGGGTCGCCGGTGCGCTGCTGCTCCTCACCGGTGTCGGCTGGATCGGCGCGCTGCGGGGCTGTCTGCGCGCCGTGTGGGGCATGGACGACGTGGACCAGGGCAACCCCGTCATCCGTAAGCTCAAGGACGCCGGGCTGCTGCTCGGTCTCGGCGGGGCGGCGGTCGCGACGCTCGCCGTCTCCTCGGCCGGCTCCGTCGCCGTCGGCCGGACCGCCGGTCTGCTGGGCATCTCGGACCATGGCGCGGGCGGTGTGATGCTGCAGGTGGCCACCCTGGTCGTGGCGGCCATCGCCGACTTCCTGCTGCTGCTCTACCTGCTGACGCTGCTGCCCGGCGTCGAGCCCCCGCGGCGCAGGCTGCTGGTCGCCGGGGTGATCGGCGCGATCGGCTTCGAACTGCTCAAGCTGCTGCTCGGCAGTTACATGAAGGGCGTCGCGACGAAGAGCATGTACGGCGCCTTCGGCGTGCCGGTCGCGCTGCTGCTGTGGATCAACCTCACCTCGAAGCTGCTGCTGTTCTGCGCCGCCTGGACGGCGACGCGGAGCAGCGAGGACAGCGGGAAGGGCGCGGCGGCCGTCAGCGACGAGGGAGGCGACGCACCAGGTCCGGCAGCGGCCAGCGCCGGTTGA